In one Juglans regia cultivar Chandler chromosome 11, Walnut 2.0, whole genome shotgun sequence genomic region, the following are encoded:
- the LOC109009489 gene encoding protein unc-13 homolog produces MAHLFKELSLGHPKKETTPSPPPVPTFPIGATSTDLPSPLGLLASQLTDSDLRLTAYEIFVAACRTSSGKPLTYIPNSDSPTHPSPSSPGLQRSLTSTAASKVKKAFGLKSPSKKSPGSSSGQGKPRRSLTVGELMMTQMGVSEAMDSRVRRALLRIAAGQVGRRIESVVVPLELLQQLKLSDFPDQQEYDAWQKRTLKVLEAGLLLHPHTPLDKSVSTAHRLQQIIRGALDRPIETGKNNESMQVLRSAVMTLASRSSDGSLYDSCHWADGFPLNLRLYEMLLEACFDANDESSIIDEVDELMEHIKKTWGILGMNQMFHNICFTWVLFHRFVATGQVEMDLLYAADSQLAEVAKDAKTTKDPEYSKTLSSTLSSILGWAEKRLLAYHDTFDSGNIDTMQGIVSLGVSAAKILVEDISNEYRRRRKGEVDVARNRIDTYIRSSLRTAFAQRMEKADSSRRASKNQPNPLPVLAILAKDVGDLAVNEKQVFSSILKRWHPFAAGVAVATLHACYGNEIKQFISGIMELTPDAVQVLRAADKLEKDLVQIAVEDSVDSDDGGKAIIREMPPYEAESAIANLVKGWIKTRLDGLKEWIDRNLQQEVWNPRANQEGYAPSAIEVLRILDENLDAFFQLPIPMHPALLPDLMAGLDRCLKYYITKAKSGCGSRNTFIPTMPALTRCTADSKFQHFGKKKEKPPNSLKRNPLVATMNGDNSFGTLQLCVRINTLQRIWSELDVMEKRIITRLKNSESAHAEDFSNSSGKKFELSPAACVEGTQQLCEAVAYRIVFRDLSHVLWDGLYVRDPSSSRIDSFLQELEKNLMIISDTVHERVRTQIITNIMTASFDGFLLVLLAGGPSRAFSQQDSQIIEDDFKSLKDLFWANGDGLPSELIDEFSTAVRGVLPLLRTDTESLIQRFRRVTLETYGSSARYRLPLPPTSGQWNPTEPNTLLRILCYRNDETASNFLKKTYNLPKKL; encoded by the exons ATGGCTCACCTCTTCAAAGAGCTGTCTCTGGGACACCCCAAGAAGGAGACAACGCCCTCACCACCTCCAGTGCCTACATTTCCCATCGGGGCTACTTCCACCGATCTCCCTTCCCCACTCGGTCTACTCGCTTCCCAACTCACCGATTCCGACCTCCGTCTCACCGCCTACGAGATCTTCGTTGCTGCCTGCCGCACCTCCTCCGGGAAACCCCTCACCTACATCCCCAATTCGGACTCTCCCACTCACCCCTCTCCCAGCTCCCCTGGGTTACAACGATCCCTCACCTCCACTGCTGCCAGCAAGGTAAAGAAGGCTTTTGGCCTCAAATCGCCCTCCAAGAAAAGTCCCGGTTCCAGTTCAGGTCAGGGAAAGCCCAGGAGATCTTTGACGGTTGGGGAGCTCATGATGACTCAAATGGGTGTCTCGGAGGCCATGGATTCCAGAGTCAGGCGAGCTCTTCTGAGGATCGCTGCTGGACAG GTTGGAAGGCGAATTGAGTCGGTGGTAGTCCCACTAGAGCTATTACAGCAGCTCAAGCTTTCGGACTTTCCTGATCAACAAGAATATGATGCATGGCAGAAGAGAACCCTGAAAGTTCTTGAGGCTGGTCTCCTGTTGCATCCTCACACACCACTAGATAAGTCAGTTTCTACTGCACACCGACTGCAGCAAATTATTCGAGGGGCTTTGGATAGACCCATTGAAACTGGGAAGAATAATGAATCTATGCAAGTTCTCCGTAGTGCCGTTATGACTCTTGCTAGCAGATCATCTGATGGGTCTCTCTATGATTCATGCCACTGGGCAGATGGTTTTCCACTGAATCTCCGGCTCTATGAAATGCTTCTAGAAGCCTGCTTTGATGCTAATGATGAATCATCCATAATTGACGAGGTTGATGAACTAATGGAACACATTAAGAAGACGTGGGGAATTCTTGGAATGAACCAGATGTTCCATAACATTTGCTTCACATGGGTTTTATTTCATCGCTTCGTTGCGACTGGCCAAGTTGAGATGGATCTTCTGTACGCAGCTGATAGTCAGCTTGCAGAAGTTGCAAAAGATGCAAAAACAACAAAGGACCCAGAGTACTCCAAGACCTTGAGTTCTACATTGAGTTCGATTTTGGGTTGGGCAGAGAAAAGGCTCCTTGCATATCACGACACTTTTGATAGTGGAAATATTGATACCATGCAGGGAATTGTTTCTCTGGGGGTATCAGCTGCCAAGATTTTGGTTGAAGATATATCTAACGAGTATCGCAGGAGGAGAAAAGGTGAAGTTGATGTTGCTCGGAACAGGATCGATACTTACATCAGGTCATCATTGCGCACAGCTTTTGCTCAG CGGATGGAAAAGGCAGACTCAAGCAGAAGAGCATCCAAAAACCAGCCAAATCCTCTTCCTGTCCTTGCTATCCTTGCTAAGGATGTCGGGGATCTAGCAGTTAATGAGAAGCAGGTGTTCAGTTCAATACTGAAAAGATGGCATCCTTTTGCAGCTGGTGTGGCTGTGGCCACCCTTCATGCTTGCTATGGCAATGAGATCAAACAATTCATATCGGGTATAATGGAGTTGACCCCAGATGCAGTGCAAGTGTTGAGAGCTGCAGATAAGCTAGAGAAAGATCTAGTGCAGATAGCAGTGGAAGATTCTGTGGACAGTGATGATGGAGGGAAGGCAATAATCCGTGAGATGCCTCCCTATGAAGCTGAATCTGCAATTGCCAATCTGGTGAAAGGGTGGATCAAAACAAGATTAGACGGACTGAAGGAATGGATTGATAGGAATCTGCAACAAGAg GTATGGAATCCGCGGGCAAATCAAGAGGGATATGCTCCATCTGCTATCGAAGTTTTGCGCATTCTAGATGAAAATTTGGATGCATTTTTTCAGTTGCCAATACCAATGCACCCTGCATTGCTTCCTGACTTGATGGCCGGTCTCGACAGATGCCTAAAATATTACATAACTAAGGCAAAATCGGGCTGTG GATCACGGAATACATTTATTCCCACCATGCCAGCTTTGACCAGATGTACCGCAGATTCGAAGTTCCAACACtttgggaagaagaaagaaaaacctcCAAATTCTCTGAAGAGGAATCCTCTGGTTGCAACAATGAATGGGGATAACTCCTTTGGGACATTGCAGCTGTGTGTTCGTATAAACACCTTGCAAAGAATCTGGAGTGAGTTGGATGTAATGGAGAAGAGGATAATCACCCGTCTCAAAAACTCGGAGTCTGCTCATGCAGAGGACTTTTCAAACAGTTCAGGGAAGAAATTTGAGCTCTCTCCAGCTGCTTGCGTGGAAGGAACTCAGCAACTCTGCGAGGCAGTGGCTTACAGAATCGTCTTCCGTGATCTAAGTCATGTTTTATGGGATGGTTTATATGTTAGAGATCCATCTTCTTCTAGAATTGATTCTTTCCTTCAGGAGCTTGAGAAAAACTTGATGATCATTTCAGACACCGTGCATGAAAGAGTTCGGACACAGATTATAACCAACATAATGACAGCTTCCTTTGATGGGTTCTTGCTGGTATTGCTTGCTGGAGGCCCCTCCCGTGCTTTCTCCCAGCAAGACTCTCAGATAATTGAAGATGATTTCAAATCTCTCAAAGATCTATTCTGGGCGAATGGGGATGGCTTACCTTCTGAGTTGATAGACGAGTTTTCTACTGCAGTGAGAGGTGTACTTCCACTCTTACGAACTGATACTGAGAGCCTCATTCAACGGTTCAGACGTGTAACCCTGGAGACATATGGCTCTTCTGCCAGGTACAGACTTCCATTACCTCCAACTTCGGGGCAATGGAACCCAACCGAACCAAACACACTTCTACGCATTTTATGCTACCGGAATGATGAAACAGCCTCAAATTTTCTAAAGAAGACGTATAATTTGCCCAAAAAACTGTAA
- the LOC109009490 gene encoding F-box/LRR-repeat protein 4-like — MSTLGDDEVGLILDWVDDPYARKSLSLVCKQWLRVEGLTRLSIRVLDLDSFRGFIPRFPNLVTFECSRRITDDDLRFLAQTCPKIEALNLNLKPPRENSDEFDQPCDDVGDDGLCALAIGCRKLSKVLLRRRKNIGDVGVVSLINLASTLTNLDLGWCNLITDQALAAIGEASSITILNLERCSLITDGGLTSLATMALSRSLKKLVLAECDQITDNGVSLLQQMYCLEELNMAECGPKITDIGGVAIATIQTLKRLNFSWLINVSDPTLFALAENCQKLVAVDFTGCELITGAGIRAFSNHTCLETLVFPSCYNIGVHDLENVVLGCRSLRCVVLDKRLKTWLTPMMQEYISIFCSLYWR, encoded by the coding sequence ATGTCAACACTGGGTGATGATGAAGTAGGCTTGATACTCGACTGGGTCGACGACCCATATGccagaaaatctctctctctggtcTGCAAGCAATGGCTGAGGGTGGAGGGTCTTACTCGGTTATCCATAAGGGTTCTGGACCTCGATTCCTTTCGTGGTTTCATACCAAGATTCCCAAATTTAGTTACCTTCGAATGTTCACGACGGATCACCGATGACGACCTTAGATTCTTGGCCCAAACATGTCCCAAAATCGAGGCCCTCAACCTTAATTTGAAACCCCCACGTGAAAATTCTGATGAGTTTGATCAACCCTGCGATGATGTTGGCGACGATGGTCTATGTGCTTTAGCAATCGGATGTCGCAAGTTGTCGAAAGTTTTGCTGCGAAGGAGGAAGAATATTGGGGATGTTGGAGTTGTTTCGCTTATTAACTTGGCATCAACTTTGACGAACTTGGATTTGGGTTGGTGCAATTTGATTACGGATCAAGCTCTTGCAGCGATTGGGGAGGCAAGTTCTATCACTATTTTGAATTTGGAAAGGTGTTCTTTAATTACAGATGGTGGGCTAACTTCTTTGGCAACAATGGCTTTGTCGAGGTCTTTGAAAAAGTTGGTCCTTGCAGAATGTGATCAAATTACCGATAATGGGGTGTCCCTTTTGCAGCAAATGTATTGCTTGGAGGAGCTAAATATGGCAGAATGCGGGCCAAAAATCACTGATATTGGAGGCGTGGCAATTGCTACAATTCAAACTCTCAAGAGACTAAATTTTTCTTGGTTGATTAATGTATCAGATCCAACACTTTTCGCACTTGCTGAGAATTGCCAGAAACTGGTTGCGGTTGATTTTACGGGCTGTGAGTTAATAACTGGAGCTGGAATTCGTGCCTTCTCAAATCATACCTGTTTAGAAACTCTAGTGTTTCCTTCATGTTACAACATTGGTGTTCATGATTTGGAAAATGTGGTGCTTGGATGTCGCTCACTGAGGTGTGTTGTGCTGGATAAAAGACTGAAAACGTGGCTAACACCAATGATGCAAGAGTACATTAGCATATTCTGTAGTCTATATTGGAGGTGA